The proteins below come from a single Drosophila suzukii chromosome X, CBGP_Dsuzu_IsoJpt1.0, whole genome shotgun sequence genomic window:
- the LOC108015125 gene encoding mucin-2 has product MANPKSSASNKSKGKGNHNRQSQQHSQQQQQVDPSKQSQLTPAPVATTGLESPTATPLATHPSEDTLALAAAVAASIPAAPLTRPAPERRPSTPTVVTTTSDNPPETSAAENEPTSRTASAAVTPSENRRGLFQRFFGWSS; this is encoded by the coding sequence ATGGCAAATCCCAAGTCGAGTGCTAGTAACAAGTCCAAGGGCAAAGGTAACCACAACCGTCAGTCGCAGCAGCAttcgcagcagcaacagcaggtTGACCCTTCAAAGCAATCGCAGTTAACACCTGCACCTGTGGCCACCACTGGATTGGAATCGCCCACTGCCACGCCCCTGGCTACGCATCCCTCGGAGGACACTCTGGCCTTGGCGGCCGCCGTCGCCGCCTCGATTCCAGCCGCTCCCCTGACCCGACCCGCTCCCGAACGTCGCCCTTCTACGCCAACGGTGGTGACCACGACTAGCGACAATCCGCCAGAGACCAGCGCCGCCGAAAATGAGCCCACCTCACGAACGGCGTCAGCGGCAGTCACGCCATCTGAGAATAGACGGGGGCTATTCCAGCGGTTTTTTGGTTGGAGCTCGTAA